From a single Marinilabiliales bacterium genomic region:
- a CDS encoding redox-sensing transcriptional repressor Rex: protein MKLPGKTIERLSQYRRILLNCLATGKTHIYSHELADMLNLTAVQVRRDIMLMGYSTSQKKGYDINELIKVIGSILDTRKGQNVAVVGVGNLGRAITGYFMGKRSKLNIVATFDNDPAKVNRVISGVNCYPVKELADRIRELNITIAVLTVPPDHAASVAEELVIAGIRGILNFTSVPVNISPHVYLEDYDMITSLEKVAYFTKKNSLVS, encoded by the coding sequence ATGAAACTACCGGGTAAAACGATCGAAAGACTAAGCCAGTACAGGAGAATTCTCCTTAACTGCCTCGCAACAGGCAAGACCCATATTTATTCCCACGAACTTGCCGACATGCTTAACCTGACGGCTGTACAGGTCAGAAGGGACATCATGCTGATGGGATATTCAACCAGCCAGAAAAAGGGTTATGATATAAATGAGCTGATAAAGGTGATCGGGTCCATCCTGGATACCCGCAAGGGGCAGAATGTTGCCGTTGTCGGTGTCGGAAACCTTGGCAGGGCAATTACAGGGTATTTCATGGGCAAGCGTTCAAAACTGAATATTGTTGCAACATTTGACAATGATCCGGCCAAGGTGAACAGGGTTATTTCAGGTGTGAACTGTTATCCTGTAAAGGAGCTTGCTGACAGGATCAGGGAGCTCAACATTACCATAGCGGTCCTTACAGTACCCCCTGATCATGCCGCTTCTGTGGCGGAAGAGCTTGTTATTGCCGGGATCAGGGGGATACTGAATTTCACCTCGGTTCCGGTGAATATCTCTCCGCATGTATACCTGGAGGATTACGATATGATAACCTCGCTTGAAAAAGTCGCATATTTTACTAAAAAGAACAGCCTGGTTTCGTAA